Proteins encoded together in one Kingella oralis window:
- a CDS encoding phage protein Gp37: MTTQIEQAICLRLQRGLGRMVRTVKSYNGEADDLAAQIKTLPAVWVTYGGSRVETISGGNRYQDTATFAVMCATRSLRNEVAQRQGGVVLQEIGSNDLIDAVRRLLDGQRLGLPAADSRGLVPKAIRAIANHTLVQQAAVSVYALEYTLRLNRHALENDRFPEPQSDSTHPDYVFTRYQGETSAPYPPFEYLDGLIFDPQAENAKIPLTAQFWQD; encoded by the coding sequence TTGCCTGCGGCTGCAACGCGGCTTGGGGCGCATGGTGCGCACCGTTAAAAGCTACAACGGCGAGGCGGACGACCTTGCTGCGCAAATCAAAACCCTGCCTGCGGTGTGGGTTACCTATGGCGGCAGCCGTGTGGAAACCATCAGCGGCGGCAATCGCTATCAAGACACCGCCACGTTTGCCGTGATGTGCGCCACGCGCAGCTTGCGCAATGAAGTGGCGCAGCGGCAAGGCGGCGTGGTGCTGCAAGAGATTGGCAGCAACGATTTGATTGATGCGGTGCGCCGCTTATTGGATGGGCAACGCTTGGGGCTGCCCGCTGCCGACAGCAGGGGGCTAGTTCCCAAAGCCATCCGCGCGATTGCCAACCACACGCTGGTGCAGCAGGCGGCGGTGAGCGTGTATGCGCTGGAATACACCCTGCGCTTGAACCGCCATGCTTTGGAAAACGACCGTTTCCCCGAGCCGCAAAGCGACAGCACGCATCCTGATTATGTGTTTACCCGCTATCAGGGCGAGACGAGCGCGCCTTATCCGCCGTTTGAATATTTGGACGGTTTGATTTTTGACCCCCAAGCCGAAAACGCCAAAATCCCGCTAACGGCGCAATTTTGGCAAGATTAA
- a CDS encoding phage tail sheath subtilisin-like domain-containing protein yields MAEYISFDTIPGSIRVPGQYIEFNTRNAVQGLPQNPQSVLLLAPMLASGTHEPLTPVQLFSDAQAGDLFGRGSWAQLMVRQAFNNNAYLDLTVIGLPDHSAGVAATGSLKIDGTAQTAASISITIGGVAVAVAVSANQSAAEAVEKLAAAVNAATLPVSATAEQGSLKLTARSKGAIGNEISLACDMGTSGFSGSITAMTNGAQNADIAAALDKVAGKHYHIIVSPFSDAANAKALSQHITQVSNAIEQRGCIGVIAQRGTMPQGASLTAQLNDGRITCAWYKGAAEACGIIAAGYAAVLAFEEDPARPLNTLEIKGLNITPDAQWPLFNECNNALYNGLTPLTVVAGKVQIMRAVSTYTKSAANVDDPALLDITTIRTLDYTRRAIKERIALRFPRDKLSDRLLPKVKSEILDVLLKLEQAEIIENAEANKGKLVVSRSLQDANRVNAAIPADVVNGLHVFAGRIDLIL; encoded by the coding sequence ATGGCAGAATACATTAGCTTTGACACCATCCCCGGCAGCATCCGCGTGCCTGGGCAGTATATTGAATTTAACACGCGCAATGCGGTGCAAGGTTTGCCGCAAAACCCACAATCGGTGCTGCTGCTGGCACCGATGTTGGCAAGCGGCACGCACGAGCCTTTAACCCCTGTGCAATTGTTTAGCGATGCGCAGGCGGGCGATTTGTTTGGGCGCGGCTCGTGGGCGCAATTGATGGTGCGCCAAGCGTTTAACAACAATGCGTATTTGGATTTAACCGTGATCGGCTTGCCCGACCACAGCGCGGGCGTAGCCGCCACAGGCAGCCTGAAAATAGATGGCACGGCGCAAACTGCCGCCAGCATCAGCATCACCATCGGCGGCGTGGCGGTTGCGGTTGCGGTGTCTGCCAACCAAAGCGCGGCGGAGGCGGTGGAAAAACTGGCGGCGGCGGTGAATGCGGCAACCTTGCCCGTATCCGCCACCGCCGAGCAAGGCAGCCTGAAATTGACCGCGCGCAGCAAAGGCGCAATCGGCAACGAAATCAGCCTTGCCTGCGATATGGGCACAAGCGGCTTTTCAGGCAGCATTACGGCTATGACAAATGGCGCACAAAATGCCGATATTGCCGCCGCGCTGGATAAGGTGGCGGGCAAGCATTACCACATTATCGTGTCGCCGTTTAGCGATGCGGCGAATGCCAAGGCGTTGAGCCAACACATTACCCAAGTGTCCAACGCCATTGAACAACGCGGCTGCATCGGCGTGATTGCCCAGCGCGGCACGATGCCGCAGGGCGCAAGCCTGACCGCCCAGCTAAACGACGGGCGCATTACCTGCGCTTGGTATAAGGGCGCAGCCGAAGCGTGCGGCATTATTGCGGCGGGCTATGCGGCGGTGTTGGCGTTTGAAGAAGACCCTGCGCGACCTTTGAACACGCTGGAAATTAAGGGGTTGAACATTACGCCCGATGCGCAATGGCCGCTGTTTAACGAATGCAACAACGCGCTGTATAACGGCTTAACACCGCTAACGGTGGTGGCGGGCAAGGTGCAGATTATGCGGGCGGTGTCCACCTACACCAAATCGGCGGCGAATGTGGATGACCCCGCGCTGTTGGACATCACCACCATCCGCACGCTGGATTACACGCGCCGCGCGATTAAGGAGCGCATTGCCTTGCGTTTCCCACGCGACAAGTTGAGCGACCGCTTGCTGCCCAAAGTGAAAAGCGAGATTTTGGATGTGCTGTTAAAGCTGGAACAAGCCGAGATTATTGAAAACGCCGAAGCCAATAAGGGCAAATTGGTGGTGAGCCGCAGCTTGCAAGATGCCAACCGCGTGAATGCTGCCATCCCTGCCGATGTGGTTAATGGCTTGCATGTATTCGCAGGGCGGATTGATTTAATCCTATAA
- a CDS encoding phage tail tape measure protein, which produces MANGNMNLSLTLSARDGGARRLLQQTQEELARLNRAQAARNRANRPYEIAGVRAEREIRREIAQTQAAYNRLARRGRASHNDLARAATATRNRIRELNDELRQGAGGWRSRMGALGRGAATVAAGSAAAYAAVRPEVERYKALDMRLREVTWAAHGETRGADTAWLQREGMAQTKALALALVQQNGGSSDLALDTLSGMLANGMSWADVQKNAAATHAMARAAGENGQYDGAAAAKLAKTFADNGLDVAKASQMAAQSGMQGTFEIANMVRDLPALLPDAKAAGFGGEAGLAYLLSALQSASNKAGSPDEAANNVKNVLQKALSADTTKRMDKLLKTSGSKADWQKMVLEGQKQGKNAVQVLADFAQTLLSKDKGFQAVKARADKGDELAQQQMATMQAFMVSKLMPDMQARAGLNAMMDAEQMRQYFDGLMGNKTDVIGGKNQFMALGEAAKQEKAQAEKELSLQSSQFFATVAEGETKLAQLTAQFPVATEALKALAAAASAAALAQGAMAMLGRGGGAGGAMGRMGGWLRGAAASVGGWFAARGAQASVAATRAGQAIGGVVRGAGSWLGNAGKGLAGAVAGNPTTLGKWGAAGLLLHSGSLNAGESELLARAQAQRGKQPNVIRFGQPNNAAAARAESAEKLAPVISQQTAAYQTATQAQTASFQAALAADTATVGGKLDAINGTLGGLNQTIQNNVHVQLDGRVIAENVSRHQVNMFNRGAGQ; this is translated from the coding sequence ATGGCAAATGGCAATATGAATTTGTCGTTGACCCTATCGGCGCGCGATGGCGGGGCAAGACGCTTATTGCAACAAACACAAGAGGAATTGGCGCGGCTTAACAGGGCGCAAGCTGCCCGCAATCGCGCCAATCGCCCTTATGAAATCGCAGGCGTGCGCGCCGAGCGCGAGATTCGCCGTGAAATCGCCCAAACCCAAGCCGCCTATAACCGCCTTGCCCGCAGAGGGCGCGCTTCGCACAACGATTTAGCCCGCGCGGCAACGGCTACGCGCAACCGCATCCGCGAGCTGAACGATGAGCTGCGGCAGGGCGCGGGCGGCTGGCGCAGCCGAATGGGCGCACTTGGGCGCGGGGCGGCAACGGTGGCGGCGGGCAGCGCGGCAGCTTATGCGGCGGTGCGCCCCGAAGTAGAACGCTATAAGGCTTTGGATATGCGCTTGCGCGAGGTTACTTGGGCGGCGCATGGCGAAACGCGCGGCGCGGATACGGCTTGGCTGCAACGCGAGGGCATGGCGCAAACCAAAGCCCTTGCGCTGGCATTGGTGCAGCAAAACGGTGGCAGCAGCGATTTGGCATTGGATACGCTATCGGGGATGCTGGCTAACGGCATGAGCTGGGCGGATGTGCAAAAAAACGCAGCGGCAACGCACGCGATGGCACGCGCGGCAGGCGAAAACGGGCAATACGATGGCGCAGCCGCCGCCAAGCTGGCGAAAACCTTTGCTGATAACGGGCTGGATGTGGCGAAGGCATCGCAAATGGCGGCGCAATCGGGCATGCAGGGCACGTTTGAGATTGCCAACATGGTGCGCGATTTGCCCGCGCTGCTGCCCGATGCCAAGGCGGCGGGTTTTGGCGGCGAAGCGGGCTTGGCGTATCTGCTCTCCGCCCTGCAATCCGCATCCAACAAGGCGGGCAGCCCCGACGAGGCGGCGAACAATGTTAAAAACGTGTTGCAAAAAGCCTTATCCGCCGACACCACCAAACGCATGGACAAGTTGCTGAAAACGTCGGGCAGCAAGGCGGATTGGCAAAAGATGGTGTTGGAAGGGCAAAAGCAGGGCAAAAACGCAGTGCAGGTGTTGGCGGATTTTGCCCAAACGCTGTTGAGCAAGGACAAGGGCTTTCAGGCTGTCAAAGCGCGGGCGGATAAGGGCGACGAGCTGGCGCAGCAGCAAATGGCGACCATGCAGGCGTTTATGGTGAGCAAACTGATGCCTGATATGCAGGCGCGGGCGGGCTTGAATGCGATGATGGATGCCGAGCAGATGCGCCAGTATTTTGACGGCTTGATGGGCAATAAAACCGATGTGATCGGCGGCAAAAACCAGTTTATGGCGTTGGGCGAGGCGGCAAAACAGGAAAAGGCGCAGGCGGAAAAGGAATTGAGCCTGCAAAGTTCGCAGTTTTTCGCCACCGTTGCCGAGGGCGAAACCAAGCTGGCGCAATTGACGGCGCAGTTTCCTGTTGCCACCGAGGCGTTAAAGGCATTGGCAGCGGCAGCGAGCGCGGCGGCATTGGCGCAAGGGGCAATGGCAATGCTGGGGCGTGGCGGCGGCGCAGGTGGGGCGATGGGACGCATGGGCGGCTGGCTACGCGGGGCGGCGGCAAGCGTGGGTGGTTGGTTTGCCGCGCGTGGGGCGCAGGCTTCGGTGGCAGCAACACGCGCAGGGCAGGCAATCGGCGGCGTGGTGCGCGGCGCGGGCAGTTGGCTGGGCAATGCGGGCAAGGGCTTGGCGGGGGCGGTGGCGGGCAATCCGACCACGCTGGGCAAATGGGGCGCAGCAGGCTTGCTGCTGCATTCAGGCAGCCTGAACGCGGGCGAAAGCGAGCTGTTAGCACGGGCACAGGCGCAGCGAGGCAAGCAGCCTAATGTGATCCGCTTTGGGCAGCCGAATAACGCTGCTGCCGCGCGCGCCGAATCTGCGGAAAAACTTGCGCCGGTAATTAGCCAGCAAACGGCGGCATATCAAACCGCCACGCAGGCGCAAACGGCGAGCTTTCAGGCTGCCTTGGCGGCGGATACGGCGACGGTGGGCGGCAAGCTGGATGCGATTAACGGCACGCTGGGCGGGCTGAACCAAACCATTCAAAACAATGTGCATGTGCAGCTGGATGGGCGCGTGATTGCGGAAAACGTGTCGCGCCATCAAGTGAATATGTTTAACCGAGGAGCGGGACAATGA
- a CDS encoding DNA circularization protein codes for MSMWHTVLQDASFRDVHFDVVALDEQDGKALVEHARPFTDGVWLEDMGSTGRQVQVEAVFWGKGYHSRLNALVEALMERGAGVLVHPVWGRLQNMMAASWHFHHDADNVDYATLSITFRESGEPQKIFVFENAFLMAIERLIARIDTYRAALDGWIDALTMAKQSVGALIGSTFGFAGAARGAWAALRDLFDVGSLGLGGHEGGGAGDGAGSKRLWRDMRNMVQAGLFQAAAIGADGAVHTADVRSAKSRFDALLRAADAVATVEQRMAVAANSNTRRGSDWAERAQVGQVLRLMALDTMFQAALLLLEHDGERMTAPDVWHINRAVRQRTAAEIARLRTTLAAMPDKTQAYDAVYAVVETLRDAAAHLNLLAIAVLNQKPPLIARPAPLSGTVHQLAFAWYGEINRADELIRLNPQLRHPCFIQTGEIMNGYAQ; via the coding sequence ATGAGTATGTGGCATACGGTGTTGCAAGATGCGTCGTTTCGGGATGTGCACTTTGATGTGGTGGCATTGGATGAGCAAGACGGCAAGGCGTTGGTGGAACACGCGCGCCCGTTTACCGATGGCGTGTGGCTGGAAGACATGGGCAGCACGGGGCGGCAGGTGCAAGTGGAAGCGGTGTTTTGGGGCAAGGGCTACCATAGCCGCTTGAATGCGCTGGTGGAGGCGTTGATGGAACGCGGCGCGGGGGTGTTGGTGCATCCTGTGTGGGGGCGGCTGCAAAACATGATGGCAGCGAGCTGGCACTTTCACCACGACGCAGACAATGTGGACTATGCCACGTTGAGCATCACGTTTCGCGAAAGCGGCGAGCCGCAAAAGATTTTTGTGTTTGAAAACGCCTTTTTGATGGCGATTGAACGACTAATCGCGCGGATTGACACTTATCGCGCGGCATTGGATGGCTGGATTGATGCGCTCACCATGGCAAAACAAAGCGTCGGCGCGCTAATCGGCAGCACGTTTGGCTTTGCCGGCGCGGCAAGGGGCGCGTGGGCGGCGTTGCGCGATTTGTTTGATGTGGGGAGTTTGGGATTAGGCGGGCACGAGGGCGGCGGCGCGGGCGATGGCGCAGGCAGTAAAAGGCTGTGGCGCGATATGCGCAATATGGTGCAGGCGGGCTTGTTTCAGGCTGCCGCGATTGGCGCAGATGGCGCGGTGCACACGGCGGATGTGCGCAGCGCGAAAAGCCGTTTTGATGCGCTGCTGCGCGCGGCGGATGCGGTGGCGACGGTGGAGCAGCGCATGGCAGTGGCTGCAAACAGCAACACACGCCGTGGCAGCGATTGGGCAGAGCGGGCGCAGGTGGGGCAAGTGTTGCGCTTGATGGCGTTGGACACGATGTTTCAGGCTGCCTTGTTGCTGCTGGAACACGATGGCGAGCGCATGACCGCGCCCGATGTGTGGCACATCAACCGCGCGGTGCGGCAGCGCACGGCGGCGGAAATTGCCCGCTTGCGCACCACGCTGGCGGCGATGCCCGACAAGACACAGGCTTATGATGCGGTGTATGCCGTGGTGGAAACGCTGCGTGATGCGGCGGCGCATTTAAACCTGCTGGCGATTGCCGTGCTGAACCAAAAACCGCCGTTGATTGCGCGCCCTGCGCCGTTAAGCGGTACGGTGCATCAATTGGCGTTTGCTTGGTATGGCGAGATTAATCGCGCGGATGAGCTGATACGGCTTAATCCGCAGCTGCGCCATCCTTGCTTTATCCAAACAGGAGAAATCATGAATGGCTACGCCCAATAA
- a CDS encoding phage baseplate assembly protein yields MATPNNLYDNQIVLRIGGMEHRTWQSYDIDSDFLIPADGFDFELGVAATQGQIPDLTGQRCEVVINGETVLTGIIGNQRDEKDKGSRSLRLTGRDLACLLVDCSAPQVNVKGMTVLAAVQKLVAPWRQYLPRVVLKAENNPTLDKVDIEPSESAWQALSHVANSVGLHVWLEADGTLAVGGADYSSEPVATLCWSRNDNRRNVERINIERDVDNRFSEVTFLAQSHGRSGNAAKHDLKWVWQDPSMPLHKPKTVVVADADNLEALKRQAKKQLSDWKLEGLTITVTVGDHKTVAGVLWAAGQRVHLIDEEEGIDAIFFVMGRRLMLSRMGGTQTELRLKEDGVWTPDAYAKKAERARKRKGKRKTARGKDKGEELKSR; encoded by the coding sequence ATGGCTACGCCCAATAATTTGTATGACAACCAAATTGTGCTGCGCATTGGCGGCATGGAGCATCGCACATGGCAAAGCTACGATATTGACAGCGATTTTTTGATTCCTGCCGATGGCTTTGATTTTGAGCTGGGCGTGGCGGCAACACAGGGGCAAATCCCCGATTTAACAGGGCAACGCTGCGAAGTGGTGATTAACGGCGAAACGGTGCTCACAGGCATTATCGGCAACCAGCGCGATGAGAAAGACAAGGGCAGCCGCTCGCTGCGCTTAACAGGGCGCGATTTGGCTTGCTTGCTGGTGGATTGTTCTGCGCCGCAAGTGAATGTAAAAGGCATGACGGTGCTGGCGGCGGTGCAAAAGCTGGTTGCGCCGTGGAGGCAATATCTGCCCCGCGTGGTATTGAAAGCGGAAAACAACCCCACGCTGGATAAGGTGGATATTGAGCCGAGCGAAAGCGCGTGGCAGGCGTTGAGCCATGTGGCGAACTCGGTGGGCTTGCATGTATGGCTGGAAGCGGATGGCACGCTGGCGGTGGGCGGGGCGGATTATTCGTCTGAACCTGTGGCAACCTTGTGTTGGAGCAGAAACGATAACCGCCGCAATGTGGAGCGCATCAATATTGAGCGCGATGTGGACAATCGCTTTTCGGAAGTAACCTTTTTGGCGCAATCGCACGGCAGAAGCGGCAATGCGGCGAAGCATGATTTGAAATGGGTGTGGCAAGACCCGTCTATGCCTTTACACAAGCCGAAAACGGTGGTGGTGGCGGATGCGGATAATTTGGAAGCCTTGAAACGGCAGGCGAAAAAACAGCTTTCAGATTGGAAGCTGGAAGGCTTGACGATTACGGTTACCGTGGGCGACCACAAAACGGTGGCGGGCGTGTTGTGGGCGGCGGGGCAGCGCGTGCATTTGATTGACGAGGAAGAAGGCATTGATGCGATTTTCTTTGTGATGGGGCGGCGTTTGATGTTGAGCCGCATGGGTGGCACGCAAACGGAGCTGCGGCTAAAAGAAGATGGCGTGTGGACACCCGATGCCTATGCGAAAAAAGCGGAGCGGGCGCGCAAACGCAAGGGCAAGCGCAAAACGGCGCGGGGCAAGGATAAGGGCGAGGAGTTGAAAAGCAGATGA
- a CDS encoding phage baseplate assembly protein V: protein MSLAKLAKRTAQVARGVQDGIRQAFRGKVAATQSGEPIQRVQVQGLADETLQDVEQLQQFGFTSHAPTGSEMIVLPLGGDTTHGIVIASEHGSFRVKNLQGGEVAVYDQSGSSIVLKQGRLIEMDCDNLVIRASQKVRIDSPLVEASAQVLAKGQITGQNGLAISGGEGGDAVRIEGSLKTTGDVVAGDISVQQHTHPGDSGGTTGAAQ, encoded by the coding sequence ATGAGTTTGGCAAAATTGGCAAAGCGAACCGCGCAGGTGGCGCGGGGCGTGCAAGATGGGATTCGGCAGGCATTTCGCGGCAAGGTGGCGGCAACGCAATCGGGCGAGCCGATTCAGCGCGTGCAGGTGCAGGGTTTAGCCGATGAAACACTGCAAGATGTGGAGCAATTGCAGCAATTTGGCTTTACCAGCCATGCGCCTACTGGCAGCGAGATGATTGTGTTGCCTTTGGGCGGCGATACCACGCATGGCATTGTGATTGCCAGCGAGCATGGCAGTTTTCGGGTGAAAAATTTGCAAGGCGGCGAGGTGGCGGTGTATGACCAATCGGGCAGCAGCATTGTGTTGAAGCAGGGGCGGTTGATTGAGATGGACTGCGATAATTTGGTGATTCGCGCCAGCCAAAAGGTGCGGATTGATAGCCCGCTGGTGGAGGCAAGTGCGCAGGTGTTAGCAAAAGGGCAAATCACAGGGCAAAACGGTTTAGCCATTTCGGGCGGCGAAGGCGGCGATGCGGTGCGCATCGAGGGCAGCCTGAAAACCACGGGCGATGTGGTGGCGGGGGATATATCGGTGCAGCAACACACGCATCCGGGCGACAGCGGTGGCACAACGGGAGCGGCGCAATAG
- a CDS encoding phage GP46 family protein, protein MDKELNPLTGDYTGRAVKNLQNAVYIRLRTPLGTWWADKSIGSLLHLLQREKDVARVGLLAEQYAMEALQPIVDDGRARQISVSATQPHNGWLLLRIRVETAQGGFDYNHRVPIV, encoded by the coding sequence ATGGATAAAGAATTGAACCCTTTAACCGGCGATTACACGGGGCGCGCCGTTAAAAACCTGCAAAACGCGGTGTATATCCGCTTGCGCACGCCGCTGGGCACATGGTGGGCGGATAAAAGCATTGGCTCGCTGTTGCACCTTTTGCAGCGAGAAAAAGATGTGGCGCGGGTGGGGTTGCTGGCAGAGCAGTATGCAATGGAAGCCTTGCAGCCGATTGTGGACGATGGGCGAGCGCGGCAAATCAGCGTATCCGCCACGCAGCCGCACAATGGCTGGTTGCTGCTGCGCATCCGCGTGGAGACGGCACAAGGCGGCTTTGATTATAACCACCGTGTGCCGATTGTGTAG
- a CDS encoding baseplate J/gp47 family protein — protein MFTPPDFDTIRAAILRDTQSLIPDADISADSDHYVHASRLASCAAGQYAHQTWITRQIFPDTADTDYLERHAVLRGITRRAATRAGGTATLAGTAGAVLAAGVQIKLGNRFYATTAEATIGSDLSARVPIAAAEAGEQGNCDTTAGQLMAASAGISSDVMLSATGGTDVENDASLLSRLLERIRRPPAGGNRHDYKNWALSVDGVSSAYVYPLRRGLGTVDVAITSANQLPSAETLAAVQNYIDAVRPVTAKNVRVLAPDITRVDVRVRVKLAGADWAAAQREIQAALDAYFDALIPADDVVVSQLEAVISNAAGVVDRVLLAPRANLTADTVNKIEWFKLGSLNMERMA, from the coding sequence ATGTTTACACCCCCTGATTTTGACACCATTCGCGCGGCGATTTTGCGCGACACGCAATCGCTGATACCCGATGCCGACATCAGCGCCGATAGCGACCATTATGTGCACGCTTCGCGCTTGGCTTCTTGCGCGGCGGGGCAATACGCGCATCAAACGTGGATAACGCGGCAAATCTTCCCCGACACGGCAGACACCGATTATTTGGAGCGACACGCGGTATTGCGCGGGATTACGCGCCGTGCGGCAACCCGCGCAGGCGGCACGGCAACACTGGCGGGCACAGCGGGCGCGGTATTGGCAGCGGGGGTGCAGATTAAGCTGGGCAACCGTTTTTACGCCACCACCGCCGAGGCGACTATTGGCAGCGATTTAAGCGCGCGTGTGCCGATTGCGGCGGCAGAGGCGGGCGAGCAGGGCAATTGCGACACCACCGCAGGGCAATTGATGGCAGCCAGCGCGGGCATCAGCAGCGATGTGATGCTATCGGCGACAGGCGGCACGGATGTGGAAAACGATGCTTCGCTGTTGTCGCGCTTGTTGGAGCGCATCCGCCGTCCGCCCGCAGGTGGTAATCGGCACGATTATAAAAACTGGGCGTTAAGTGTGGATGGCGTATCCAGCGCCTATGTTTACCCGCTGCGGCGCGGCTTGGGCACGGTGGATGTGGCGATTACATCAGCCAATCAATTGCCCAGCGCGGAAACCTTGGCGGCGGTGCAAAACTATATTGATGCGGTGCGCCCTGTTACCGCCAAAAATGTGCGCGTGCTTGCGCCTGATATTACGCGGGTGGATGTGCGCGTGCGGGTTAAGCTAGCTGGCGCGGATTGGGCGGCGGCGCAGCGCGAAATTCAGGCTGCCTTGGACGCTTATTTTGACGCGCTGATACCCGCCGACGACGTGGTGGTGTCGCAATTGGAAGCGGTAATCAGCAATGCTGCGGGGGTGGTGGATAGGGTGTTGCTGGCACCGCGTGCCAATTTGACCGCCGACACGGTGAACAAGATTGAATGGTTTAAATTGGGCAGCCTGAACATGGAGCGGATGGCATGA
- a CDS encoding YmfQ family protein: MNYQEVLLGLLPPVSYARGGARVRQQAQIDAQVLDGVARSAGAVVGACLPDTSGALLADWERVLGLETTNAGKPYAARLSAVLLKINAVGGLSIPYFIQLAQSAGYTITIDEPQPFRVGINRAGERLAPEEIMWVWVVNVAASTQTVWRFCAGASCAGERLSSFSDNVIERVFEDLKPAHSFVRFTYTG; the protein is encoded by the coding sequence ATGAATTATCAGGAAGTGTTGCTGGGCTTGCTGCCGCCTGTGTCTTATGCGCGGGGTGGGGCGCGGGTGCGACAGCAGGCGCAGATTGATGCGCAGGTGTTGGATGGGGTGGCACGCAGCGCGGGAGCGGTGGTAGGGGCGTGTTTGCCCGACACATCGGGCGCGTTGCTGGCGGATTGGGAACGGGTGTTGGGCTTGGAGACAACCAATGCAGGCAAGCCTTATGCGGCGCGGCTATCGGCGGTGTTGCTCAAAATCAACGCGGTAGGCGGGTTGAGCATTCCCTATTTTATCCAGCTGGCGCAAAGCGCGGGCTACACGATTACGATTGACGAGCCGCAGCCGTTTCGCGTGGGCATCAACCGAGCGGGCGAACGGCTTGCTCCCGAAGAGATTATGTGGGTGTGGGTGGTCAATGTGGCGGCGAGCACGCAGACGGTGTGGCGGTTTTGCGCGGGGGCGAGCTGCGCGGGCGAGCGGTTGAGCAGTTTTAGCGACAACGTCATCGAGCGCGTGTTTGAGGATTTAAAGCCCGCGCACAGTTTCGTGCGTTTTACCTATACAGGTTAA
- a CDS encoding gp53-like domain-containing protein gives MLAIETQDNEFHDGNGTTELGTILPAWWLNQVQAEILEVVRAGGLTPDKAQRNQMLNALKKLTNDATNPATLSGDTENQTANGATGHTHKIERATDTLAGVVRLIDALNSNDTTAALSAAQGKVLAESKLDGNSGVTLSTNQTITGYKDFAQGLSSGAPIKVQYANDWVGFIANQPAEGKNVFFDAYVRDIPRGGIQVVSDGNGQYSLRFSVTPPGATNADRRISGLSVYNHAVWTNAYGWLHEGFVRSGAGIGQNAGNQVKIGWSGNRLKATVDSTDLGDFVFDGHFASNSFGQNGYQRLPGGLILQWGRLRVQGDGFYRVWMPISFPNANLNAQATISIGGAVQGNNVASAHVAWLENSSIHVGFSENGTFGEQELFWFAIGH, from the coding sequence ATGTTAGCAATTGAGACCCAAGACAACGAATTTCATGACGGCAACGGCACGACCGAGTTGGGCACCATTCTGCCCGCTTGGTGGCTCAACCAAGTGCAGGCGGAAATATTGGAGGTGGTGCGCGCGGGCGGCTTGACCCCCGATAAGGCGCAGCGCAACCAAATGCTCAACGCGCTTAAAAAACTGACAAACGATGCCACCAACCCTGCCACGCTGTCGGGCGATACCGAAAACCAAACGGCCAATGGCGCAACAGGGCATACCCATAAAATTGAGCGCGCCACCGACACGCTGGCAGGCGTGGTTAGGCTCATCGACGCGCTCAACAGCAATGATACCACCGCCGCTTTATCCGCCGCGCAGGGCAAGGTGCTTGCCGAGAGCAAGCTGGACGGCAACAGCGGCGTTACTTTATCTACCAATCAAACCATCACGGGCTATAAAGATTTCGCACAGGGGCTTAGCTCGGGCGCGCCGATTAAAGTCCAGTACGCCAACGACTGGGTGGGCTTTATCGCCAACCAGCCTGCCGAGGGCAAAAACGTCTTTTTTGACGCTTATGTGCGCGACATTCCGCGCGGGGGCATACAGGTGGTTTCCGACGGCAACGGGCAATACAGCCTGCGCTTTTCGGTTACGCCACCCGGTGCGACCAACGCCGACCGCAGGATAAGCGGATTGAGCGTGTACAACCATGCCGTGTGGACCAATGCTTACGGCTGGCTGCACGAGGGCTTTGTGCGCAGCGGTGCGGGCATCGGGCAAAACGCGGGCAACCAAGTCAAAATCGGGTGGAGCGGTAACCGGCTCAAAGCCACGGTGGACAGCACCGACTTGGGCGATTTTGTGTTTGACGGGCATTTTGCTAGCAATTCGTTCGGGCAAAACGGCTATCAGCGTTTGCCGGGTGGGCTGATATTGCAATGGGGCAGATTAAGGGTGCAGGGCGACGGCTTTTACAGGGTATGGATGCCCATCTCATTTCCCAACGCCAACCTTAACGCGCAGGCGACTATTTCCATCGGCGGCGCTGTGCAGGGCAATAACGTGGCATCGGCGCATGTGGCTTGGCTGGAAAACAGCTCCATCCATGTTGGCTTTTCCGAAAACGGCACGTTTGGCGAGCAGGAATTGTTTTGGTTTGCCATCGGACATTGA
- a CDS encoding Gp49 family protein, producing the protein MKTLTKTYLENLIEKSEYIRHENSTLTICVLTLKSGFVVTGESACISPENFDAQIGREIAYNNAFEKLWQLEGYRQKALGQP; encoded by the coding sequence ATGAAAACATTGACTAAAACTTATTTGGAAAATTTGATTGAAAAATCAGAATATATCCGCCATGAAAATTCCACATTGACGATTTGTGTTTTGACGTTGAAAAGCGGATTTGTGGTAACAGGCGAAAGTGCTTGTATCAGCCCTGAAAATTTTGACGCGCAAATCGGGCGTGAGATTGCCTACAACAATGCGTTTGAGAAACTTTGGCAGTTGGAGGGTTATCGTCAAAAGGCATTGGGGCAGCCTTAA